Proteins co-encoded in one Juglans regia cultivar Chandler chromosome 16, Walnut 2.0, whole genome shotgun sequence genomic window:
- the LOC109004574 gene encoding putative RING-H2 finger protein ATL21A — MHILKVVTTTTTSFFFFFLLFFFSMPYLATSKELCLKSVCRRNEPKIHFPFRIKSRQPESCGYPGFDLFCNEAGQTLMKLPGLYSGEFMVEGIEYHKQEIWLNDPKSCLPKLILFHNLSAGSPFKGVNYQDFTFFNCSESFDLGVSRLTPIVCLSDSNYTVFATSSARVIEILSTTCKLFKTVSVPVQSPFDEQILSSDLSDDLRLTWDEPGCGKCESQGGQCGFKSNSSHNIVCSHIPQSGRLPRGARYAITIGVGVPASLCFLGLLSFLCGRVKSFVRRRDPIPELNPSVAPQSTLVLGLDGPTIESYPKIVLGESRRLPKPDDHTCPICLSEYRPKETLKPIPKCQHCFHAACIDEWLKLNATCPICRNPPPQPLPALISVDVS; from the exons ATGCATATTCTCAAAGTcgtcaccaccaccaccacctccttcttcttcttcttcctcctcttcttcttctccatgcCATACCTAGCAACAAGCAAGGAGTTATGCTTAAAATCCGTTTGCCGACGCAACGAACCGAAGATTCACTTCCCGTTTCGAATAAAAAGCCGGCAGCCGGAATCATGTGGCTATCCAGGTTTTGATTTGTTCTGCAACGAAGCAGGCCAAACACTTATGAAGTTGCCTGGCCTTTATTCCGGAGAATTCATGGTTGAAGGGATAGAGTATCACAAACAGGAAATATGGCTCAACGATCCAAAGAGTTGTCTCCCTAAACTAATTCTTTTCCATAATCTCTCTGCTGGTTCTCCTTTCAAGGGCGTAAATTATCAAGATTTTACGTTCTTTAATTGCTCAGAGAGTTTTGATTTGGGAGTTAGTCGATTAACTCCGATTGTTTGTCTCAGTGATTCTAACTACACAGTTTTTGCTACCTCCTCTGCAAGAGTTATTGAAATCTTATCAACAACGTGCAAGTTATTCAAAACTGTGTCGGTTCCAGTTCAATCCCCATTTGACGAGCAGATATTGTCATCGGACCTGAGTGATGATCTGAGGCTAACATGGGATGAACCTGGATGTGGAAAGTGTGAGTCACAAGGTGGGCAGTGCGGATTTAAGAGCAACTCCAGCCATAACATTGTGTGTTCACACATTCCTCAAAGTGGCC GACTTCCAAGGGGGGCACGCTATGCGATTACCATAGGTGTAGGAGTACCAGCAAGCCTGTGCTTCTTAGGGCTACTAAGTTTCCTTTGTGGCAGGGTCAAGTCATTTGTTAGGAGACGCGACCCAATCCCAGAATTGAACCCCTCAGTTGCTCCACAATCCACATTGGTTCTAGGCCTTGATGGGCCAACGATAGAGTCCTACCCAAAAATAGTCCTCGGCGAGAGCCGGCGCCTGCCAAAGCCCGATGACCACACGTGTCCGATATGCTTATCCGAGTACCGGCCCAAGGAGACGCTAAAGCCCATACCCAAATGCCAACATTGCTTCCATGCTGCATGTATTGATGAATGGCTTAAGTTGAATGCTACATGCCCCATTTGTCGAAACCCTCCTCCTCAACCATTACCTGCATTAATATCGGTGGATGTTTCATGA